The following coding sequences are from one Mugil cephalus isolate CIBA_MC_2020 chromosome 9, CIBA_Mcephalus_1.1, whole genome shotgun sequence window:
- the kctd14 gene encoding BTB/POZ domain-containing protein KCTD14 isoform X1 has protein sequence MSLPDYKTSQKHLSAAPPHSPVVQLNVGGHLFSTTLSTLRKHPDSKLAEMFSGPPKLLTDAQGRCFIDRDGSHFGPVLDFLRSEQMPSENILEVYKEAVHYDIKPLVKRLEDAPQLFGELVGRQPFLSRVPHYKENIEVLIRIARAEAIAARHSNILICVLRTEEDLGFYDNAISTLEADKESVVTFGPWNAVPSVKDLLDCVKTDIESQGYRVSVQPHHPEKSFLSRSYNFFYKLTFTWW, from the exons ATGAGTCTGCCGGACTACAAAACATCCCAAAAACACCTGTCAGCCGCTCCCCCG CACTCTCCTGTGGTGCAGCTAAATGTCGGGGGCCACCTGTTCAGCACCACACTGAGCACGCTCAGGAAACACCCCGACTCCAAGCTGGCCGAGATGTTCAGCGGACCACCCAAACTCCTCACGGACGCGCAGGGACGCTGCTTCATCGACCGGGATGGATCGCACTTCGGACCCGTCCTGGACTTCCTGAGATCGGAGCAGATGCCCTCGGAGAACATCCTGGAG gtttatAAGGAAGCGGTCCACTACGACATCAAACCACTGGTCAAACGTCTGGAGGACGCTCCTCAGCTGTTTGGAGAGCTGGTGGGACGGCAGCCGTTCCTCTCCAGAGTCCCTCACTACAAAGAGAACATCGAG gTGCTGATCCGCATCGCCAGAGCCGAGGCCATCGCCGCCCGCCACTCCAACATCCTGATCTGTGTGctgaggacggaggaggacCTCGGTTTCTACGACAACGCCATCAGCACCCTGGAGGCGGACAAGGAGTCGGTGGTGACGTTCGGGCCGTGGAACGCCGTGCCCTCGGTGAAGGACCTGCTGGACTGCGTGAAGACGGACATTGAGAGTCAGGGCTACAGGGTCAGCGTCCAGCCTCACCATCCCGAGAAGAGCTTCCTGTCCAGGAGCTACAACTTCTTCTACAAGCTCACCTTCACCTGGTGGTGA
- the kctd14 gene encoding BTB/POZ domain-containing protein KCTD14 isoform X2 — translation MKSPFSLQHSPVVQLNVGGHLFSTTLSTLRKHPDSKLAEMFSGPPKLLTDAQGRCFIDRDGSHFGPVLDFLRSEQMPSENILEVYKEAVHYDIKPLVKRLEDAPQLFGELVGRQPFLSRVPHYKENIEVLIRIARAEAIAARHSNILICVLRTEEDLGFYDNAISTLEADKESVVTFGPWNAVPSVKDLLDCVKTDIESQGYRVSVQPHHPEKSFLSRSYNFFYKLTFTWW, via the exons ATGAAGAGTCCATTTTCTCTGCAG CACTCTCCTGTGGTGCAGCTAAATGTCGGGGGCCACCTGTTCAGCACCACACTGAGCACGCTCAGGAAACACCCCGACTCCAAGCTGGCCGAGATGTTCAGCGGACCACCCAAACTCCTCACGGACGCGCAGGGACGCTGCTTCATCGACCGGGATGGATCGCACTTCGGACCCGTCCTGGACTTCCTGAGATCGGAGCAGATGCCCTCGGAGAACATCCTGGAG gtttatAAGGAAGCGGTCCACTACGACATCAAACCACTGGTCAAACGTCTGGAGGACGCTCCTCAGCTGTTTGGAGAGCTGGTGGGACGGCAGCCGTTCCTCTCCAGAGTCCCTCACTACAAAGAGAACATCGAG gTGCTGATCCGCATCGCCAGAGCCGAGGCCATCGCCGCCCGCCACTCCAACATCCTGATCTGTGTGctgaggacggaggaggacCTCGGTTTCTACGACAACGCCATCAGCACCCTGGAGGCGGACAAGGAGTCGGTGGTGACGTTCGGGCCGTGGAACGCCGTGCCCTCGGTGAAGGACCTGCTGGACTGCGTGAAGACGGACATTGAGAGTCAGGGCTACAGGGTCAGCGTCCAGCCTCACCATCCCGAGAAGAGCTTCCTGTCCAGGAGCTACAACTTCTTCTACAAGCTCACCTTCACCTGGTGGTGA
- the rps3 gene encoding 40S ribosomal protein S3, whose product MAVQISKKRKFVSDGIFKAELNEFLTRELAEDGYSGVEVRVTPTRTEIIILATRTQNVLGEKGRRIRELTAVVQKRFGFPEGSVELYAEKVATRGLCAIAQAESLRYKLLGGLAVRRACYGVLRFIMESGAKGCEVVVSGKLRGQRAKSMKFVDGLMIHSGDPVNYYVDTAVRHVLLRQGVLGIKVKIMLPWDPSGKIGPKKPLPDHVSIVEPKEETLPTTPMSEQKGAKPEVPVMPQGAPVPTA is encoded by the exons ATGGCGGTGCAAATCTCCAAGAAGAGGAAG TTCGTCTCAGACGGTATCTTCAAGGCCGAGCTGAACGAGTTCTTGACCCGTGAGCTCGCCGAGGACGGCTACTCTGGCGTGGAGGTGCGTGTGACTCCAACCAGGACCGAGATCATCATCCTGGCCACAAG AACCCAGAATGTTCTGGGAGAGAAGGGCCGTCGCATCAGAGAGCTGACCGCTGTGGTCCAGAAGAGGTTCGGTTTCCCCGAGGGCAGCGTGGAG cTCTACGCCGAGAAAGTTGCCACCCGTGGTCTTTGTGCCATCGCTCAGGCTGAGTCTCTGCGCTACAAGCTGCTGGGAGGTCTGGCTGTGCGTAG GGCCTGTTATGGTGTTCTGAGGTTCATCATGGAGAGCGGAGCCAAGGGTTGCGAGGTGGTGGTGTCCGGAAAGCTGAGGGGCCAGAGGGCCAAGTCCATGAAGTTTGTGGACGGCCTGATGATCCACAGCGGAGACCCCGTCAACTACTACGTCGACACAGCGGTCCGCCATGTCCTGCTGAGGCAGG GTGTGCTGGGCATCAAGGTGAAGATCATGCTGCCCTGGGACCCCAGCGGTAAGATCGGCCCCAAGAAGCCCCTGCCCGACCACGTCAGCATCGTGGAGCCCAAGGAGGAGACCCTGCCCACCACGCCCATGTCTGAGCAGAAGGGGGCCAAGCCAGAGGTGCCCGTCATGCCCCAGGGAGCACCTGTACCCACCGCATAA